CGCTTGGGACTTGCCGTCCTTGAATGGGTGCCGGGTGATGCTGCAGGCAATGAACTCACCCGGTTGTGCTTTGCCGCGGGCCCGCGGGGGCAGGAAGATCCAGCGCGACAGGCCGTGCTCGCTGGGCTGAATGAAATGTCCCTGGCCGCGCTGCACATACTGACCCACCAGGTACTTGAGGTCGGATTCGATCAGCTGGTCGAGCTCTGCGGAAAGCTTGCCCTTGTCTTCCTCGGTCAGGCTGATGCGCACGCGGTCGCCCGGAAACACCCGATCCATTTCTGCCGGCGGCAGGAATGCCTCGCGACCGTCGTCCAGTACGACGAAGCCGAACTTTCCGCTACTCCCGCGCACACGCCCCTCGGCGAATTCCTTGGTTGAACGGATGTCGGTCTTCAACTGGGACAGCTGTTTCAGGGCGTCGGCATTGAGCATGAAAGGTTCTCTGTAACTCGGGGTGGGTCGGTTTAGGGCGCGGATTCTACCAGACAGGCGGTGACAGGCCAGCGCGGGTATCAATGGCGCCCGGCAGCGGGCGTTGGCGGTAGCGCTGGCGACAGGGCGCTCGATGTCGCCCAGTGAGTGACCAATGCGCCTATTTGGTTATTGTGGGCCTGTTTATCCTAAATTATCTAAAAAATTGGGATGGTATTTGTGCTTAGCGGACTTTGGATGCAAAGAATGCAATGTTCCTAAGTGCCCAGTGGCTATATTCTTAGGGGCCTACAATAAAGCACGGTTGCGGACAGAGCTGACACAATTGGCCGAGTCTGGCGCCGACGTAAAACCGGCCTCCGGAGAGGATTGTTATGAGTATTTTTTCCCATCCTGCCTACGATAACCACGAAGAAGTTGCCTTTTATCACGACGCCAAAAGCGGCCTGAAGGCAATTATCGCCGTGCACAATACCAATCTCGGGCCGGCACTGGGTGGCTGTCGTATGTGGCCTTATGCCGACGATGCCGAAGCCCTCAATGACGTACTGCGCCTCTCCCGCGGTATGACCTACAAATCTGCCATGGCCGGCCTCAAGCTGGGCGGTGGCAAATCCGTGATTATTGGCGACCCGCGCAAACAGAAGACGCCGGAGTTGCTGCGCGCAATGGGCGATTTCCTGAACACCCTGGGCGGCCGCTACATCACTGCGGAAGACTCTGGAACCAGCGTTGCGGACATGAAGATCATCGCCGAGCGCAGCCAGTTTGTGTCGGGTGTGATTGCCGGCCAAGAGCACGGCGGTGACCCGTCCCCGTCCACTGCCTACGGTGTGTTCGTTGGCCTGCAGGCCGCAGCGGCCCACCGCTGGGGTCGCACTGACCTCAAGGGCCTGAAAGTGTCCATCCAGGGTGTGGGTAATGTGGGCTTCCGTCTCGGCAAACTGTTGCAAGAGGCCGGTGCCGAGCTGTTTGTTACCGATATCTTCCAGGACAACGTGGATCGTGCCGTTGCCGAACTGGGAGCTACTGCGGTCAGCTCCGAAGAAATCTTTGACCTGGATGTGGACCTGTTTGCCCCGTGTGCACTGGGCGCCATCCTCAATGACAACACCATCGATCGCCTGAAAGTGGGCGCTATTGCCGGTGCTGCCAACAACCAGCTGGCGGAAGAGCGCCATGCACAGGTGCTGAAAGACAAGGGCATCCTGTATGCGCCGGACTACGTCATCAATGCTGGCGGCATCATCGATGTGTATTACCAGCAGCTGGGCCAGGAGCAGGGCGAGTACAACGCCGAGCAGGTGAAAGCGCACATTGAAACCATCGGTACCACGATGCAGGAAGTGTTCCAGCGCGCGGACGAAACCGGTGAAACCACGGCGCATGTCGCGGACCAGATCGCCGAGGAGCGGTTCGGTCATAAAGACGCCCTGAACAACACTGATTCCGCGGCCGCCTGAATGGCGCGCCAAGGTGTGTAAG
The nucleotide sequence above comes from Microbulbifer salipaludis. Encoded proteins:
- a CDS encoding Glu/Leu/Phe/Val dehydrogenase dimerization domain-containing protein, whose translation is MSIFSHPAYDNHEEVAFYHDAKSGLKAIIAVHNTNLGPALGGCRMWPYADDAEALNDVLRLSRGMTYKSAMAGLKLGGGKSVIIGDPRKQKTPELLRAMGDFLNTLGGRYITAEDSGTSVADMKIIAERSQFVSGVIAGQEHGGDPSPSTAYGVFVGLQAAAAHRWGRTDLKGLKVSIQGVGNVGFRLGKLLQEAGAELFVTDIFQDNVDRAVAELGATAVSSEEIFDLDVDLFAPCALGAILNDNTIDRLKVGAIAGAANNQLAEERHAQVLKDKGILYAPDYVINAGGIIDVYYQQLGQEQGEYNAEQVKAHIETIGTTMQEVFQRADETGETTAHVADQIAEERFGHKDALNNTDSAAA